Genomic segment of Chrysiogenia bacterium:
CGGTGGCAACATCGGGATTCGAGGTATAGAGATAGACCTTCCCGCAACCGCCGGTGGCGATCATCGTGCTGCCGGCGCGAACGGTTTCAACAAGGCCCGACTCGGTGCGCAGGACGTAGGCGCCAAGGCAGCGGTTGACCGCGTTGCGGCTGCCCAGCTCGCGCGAAGTAATCAGGTTGATGGCGCAGGTATGTTCGAGAATCTCGACGTTGGGGTGGGCGCGCGCCGCCTCAAGCAGGGCGCGGGCGATCTCACGGCCGGTCTGGTCCTCTGCATGCAGCACGCGGCGCTGGGTGTGGCCGCCCTCGCGGCCCAGGTCGAACTCGCCGTCCTCGCGCTTGGTGAAAGAAACACCCCAGCGGTCGATAAGCTCATGGACCAGGGGAGGGCCCGCGTGGACGACCAGGCGCACCGTGTCTTCGTGGCAGAGCCCGGCCCCGGCGGTGAGCGTGTCGGCCACGTGGGCATTCTCGTTGTCGGAATCGCTCCAGACACTGGCGATGCCGCCCTGGGCGTAGCGGGTGGAACTCTCGGTCATCTCCCGCTTGGTGACAATGAGCACGCGGCCCTTCTCGGCCATGCGCAGGGCGAAGAAAAGCCCGGCGATTCCAGAGCCAATGACCAGAATGTCGGTTTCCCGCTCCATGCGCTCTCTCCAGAGGGGGCTTCGGGGGCCTCCCGCGTGGCATCCCGGCCAGTATGGGCGCCGGGGGCCGCAAATACATGCCCCAGAGTGCGCCGCCGGGGCAAGGGCAAGTGCTTGTAATTTTTAGTTTTTTCCGGGTAAAATCGGACCAGCGGGAACAGGTGTACCCCCGAGGATGCTGGGGGATATCCCGCCGGACGTGGGACAAACGGGATTGGGTAGATGACTCTCAAGGCAGCCATCAGCGGAATTGTGACCCTGGCGCTACTTCTGGCGGCAGTGCCGGCCTCGGCCGAGCTCTACGTATGGAAGGCCGCCGACGGCTCGATGCACTTTTCCGACAAGCCGCGCCACCAGGGCTACAAGAAGCGCGAGACCGAAGAGGACGAAGCCGACTTCGAGTCCGAAGACCTCGACCGCGTCGCCCTCAACCAGCACATCCAGTATCTCTCCAGGCGCTACTCCATCGATGGCAATCTCATTCGCGCCATGATCAAGGTCGAGAGCAACTTCAACCCCGAGGCGCTCTCCCACAAGGGGGCGATGGGGCTCATGCAGCTCATGCCCGAGACGGCCAAGTTCGTCGGCGTCGACGATGCCTACGATCCGCTCCAGAACGTGAGCGGCGGCGTCAAGTATCTGCACTATCTCATCCGTCGCACCGGCGGGAATCTCGTCCACGCCATTGCCAGCTACAACGCCGGACCCAACGCGGTCGAGCGCTACAACGGCGTGCCTCCCTACAAAGAGACTCAGAACTACGTCCGCAAGGTCGTTCAGTATTACCGGGCCTACAAGAAACAGCAGAGCGAACAACCCGAAGCGCCCGCGCGCCCGGAGCGCTCTCCGATTTCCCTGGTCCGAAGCTCCTTCTAGCAGGAAGGGCGAGGGCGGGGCCGCGCGCCCTGATTAGCAACGCGAGGGACGGCGAATCGGCGCCGCGCCCCGTGAATCTGTGAATGTGAGAGAAACGCCACGCACCATGGCGAGACCACAGGAAAAAGACGAGCACCCGGCGGGATTCTGGGGCCACTTCTACCGGGCCTCCGACCTGCTCGAAGAAGGGCAAACCGCCGAGGCCATCGACGAACTCGATGAGGCCCTTGCCCTTCAGCCCGACCACCC
This window contains:
- a CDS encoding lytic transglycosylase domain-containing protein — translated: MTLKAAISGIVTLALLLAAVPASAELYVWKAADGSMHFSDKPRHQGYKKRETEEDEADFESEDLDRVALNQHIQYLSRRYSIDGNLIRAMIKVESNFNPEALSHKGAMGLMQLMPETAKFVGVDDAYDPLQNVSGGVKYLHYLIRRTGGNLVHAIASYNAGPNAVERYNGVPPYKETQNYVRKVVQYYRAYKKQQSEQPEAPARPERSPISLVRSSF